In Zingiber officinale cultivar Zhangliang chromosome 9B, Zo_v1.1, whole genome shotgun sequence, the genomic window TAAAACTTTGTTGATATAGGTTTCTTGAGATAGGCctaagatttattaaaatttctctGTATATCTTAATGTCAATGACATAAGAAGCATCACCCATATCTTTTATATCAAAGttcttagagaaaaatgattttaCCTCATATAGTAAACCCTTATCATTGGTTGCAAgtaaaatatcatccacataggAGAATAAGGAAACAAATCTTACTCCCACTGACCTTCTAGTATATACATTGATCCGTGATATTCTCTAAAAAACCAAATGAAGAGATGACATCATGAAATTTTAAATATCATTGACAGGAAGTTTGTTTCAATCCATATATGGATTTCTTAAgcttgcacaccaagtgctcaccattgttaaagaaaaaaatattctagTTGTTTCATATAAACCTCTTCCtctagatttccattaagaaacacAATTATCACATCCATTTGTTGCAATTCCAAGTCAAAATGTACAACCAATACCATAATAATGCGAAAGGAATCTTTCTTAGAGATAGGAGAAAATGCCTCTTCGTAGTCAATTCCTTCTCTTTGAGTAAATACTTTAGCCACGAGTCTTGCTTTACATCTCTCAATGTTGCTCAATGAGTCCTTTGTTTTAAAAACACATTTACATCCTATGATTTTTTGCATTATCGGGCAACTCAACAAGATCTCATGCACTATTAGATGTAATAGAATTCAATTATTCTTTCATAACATCATACCAAAACTTGGATTCACTACAACTCATATCTTGTGAAAATGTTTTAGGGTCATTTTTTAGCTCCAACATTAAAATTTTATCCTTGTAGATACACAACATAATCATTAGGTATTGCTGATTTTCTTATTCTAGTAGATCTTTTTAAGTTATCCTCTTGAGGAACTTGTTGTTCAATCAGTTGAGCAATTCCTTGTTGTTCTTCATTAACAATTTGATCAACTAGATTTCCATCAATATTTTATGAATATCCTCAATTGGTTGTCTAACATCCATTTGTGTTTACGGGGTGTGAATGATAGCTCATCTATAACTTGAACAAGGTGATTGATCATTTATGTGATCTTTCTCAAAAACTGTGTTGAAAATGATCACTCCCACTAGTCAATTCATTCTCAAGAAATTTTGCATTTCTTGATTCCACACTTCTAGTGCTATAAGAtggataataaaatctatatccctTAGACTTTTCGACATATCCAATGAAATACCCACTTATAGTCCTGGGGGAAAGTTTCTTTTCTTGTGGGTTATAAACTCTTACTTCAAACAGACATCCCCAAATATGTATATGTAGCAAACTCGGTTTCTAATATTTCCATAACTCAAACGGCGTCTTTGAAATAGTCTTAGTTGGAACTCGGCTTAATATATACACTGTCATTTTAAGAGCTTCAGTTCACAAGGATTTAGGAAGTTTGGAGTTGTTGCGTACACTCCTAGCCATGTCTATTAAAGTTTGATTTCTTCTTTCAGACACACCATTCTGGTTTGGTGAACTAGGCATGTTGTATTGGGAAACAATCCTATTTTCTTGAAAAAACTTTGCAAATGGACCAAGTGTTTATCCATTCTCAATATATCTACCatagtattctccacctctatttGTTCTCACAATCTTAATTTGTTTTTCacattatttttctttctccGCCTTAAATATCTTAAAGGTCCTTCATGCTTCATTCTTATTATGAagcatgtgtgtgtgtgtgtatcgTGAGTAATCATCAATGAAAGAGATGGCGTATTTCAGATTATGCATACCCATATCTGGACAACATATATTTAaatgtatgatctctaatattTTGGTACTCCTCTTGACACTCCTTTTGAATCTGTTGGCCTATTTTCCCTTAATGCAGTTCATACAAGTCTCAAAATTAGCAAAATCTAAAGTACCAAGCACTCCTTCATTTACTAATCTTTTAATACTCTCTATGGAGATATGTCCCAATCTCTGGTACCATAAAGGAGAAGAATCCTCATTtgtaacatatcttttaatacccACTCGAATATGTTTAATGGTATTGCTATTAATTTGCAAAGATATAGAATAAAGGTTATCAATTATTGTACCATTTCCAACAAGATTGGATTTATAAAATAAACTCACAgagttatttaaaaatttaaaagagtaTCTATAAGGTAcaatctttgaaatagaaattaaatttctTGAAAAGCaagaacataaaatatttttctaactttaaaataaaaccacTATCTAAAATTAAAACGCATATTCCAATTGCCTCCACATGTTAACACATCTTGTTTCCAGAATAGATGCTCCGCTCACTTCTTACTAGCTTCCTTAGGCTTTGCATACCCTGCAATGTATTTATTACATGGATTATAGAACCAGAATCAATCCACCAAGtgttataaattgtgctaaccatATTAGATTCATAACAGACAAATGAGTTTGAAATACCTTTCTTTTCAAACCAATTCTTAAATTTGGTACAATTCTTGTTCATATGCCCCTTCTTTTTATAGAAGAAACACTTGGATTCCTTCTTGATATCAGGTTAGGATGGAATCTTCCCTTTCCCTTTTCCCTTGATTGTGACTTATTTTTGTGGCTTCCCTTGTGTAGTCATACGAGCATTATCACTTATTTCCATCAACAACCATATTTCTGTTGGATCATAAAgtcactagagggggtgaatagcaatcaTCGCTTTTTCAGAaatcaagaatatgcagcggaaaggaAATATGAAAATTTAAACGCTAACACAAgaaaatttttacttagttcggagccttcgacgactcttacTTCAAGGTTCACACTCGTCAAGTGTTTTCATTGGgaaatcactatcagttcaaaaatAGGCTACAAAAGATACAAATGTTTTCAACAAATAGAAAGGAAATTTAAACTTTGGAGTAGTCTTTCAGTGTCGTCGGAACCTTTTCAGAGTAGTGCGCAAGAATGAAACTTGTAGCAATTATTGATTTGAAGTTGTTGGTCAAAGGCCCTTATATAAGCCCATTCTGGGTGCCTGGAACCCCTTTGGGAACCTAGACCATGCTGACATGGTGAGCTCTCGTCAAAACTTCATCCGTGAAGTtttatccacctccgggcgcctgggtcGTTGACGTGGGCAGGGCCAATTGACGCGCTCCAATTCTGCCCCTAGATAACTTTTTTGGTTCAGGTTCCTAGACCAACTCTGGGTGCCCGAACTGCCTTGGTGCCTGGCGCCCGCCCAGGTGAGGTTGGTatgggcgcctggaccagctcTGGACTCCCTTTTTCTAGCATCTTCTTCCCTGTAAAAAAGGGTTAGTCCagtcaataaaaatatatttatcctgtaaaataaagttagcacaatataataagatagaagtagtaattagatcatgtctctcctagatcaggatctagtcaaggtctcagcttagagtTTCTAAATAGACCTAAGTTGGACCGATGCCTACAATTCCCTCAATCGGGAATACGTCCTCATTAGAACTCTCCTTCAGTTGCTTACCTCCGCTTACCAACTATAGTCACTTGACTTTATTTTTGACCCATCAAGTCTttccgccagttgtcaggtccacagacccaactggacttcgttCGGTTGTCAAGTCCCGAGGACCCAATCGAATTTTCTGCCAGATATCGAGTCCCAcgaacctatctagacttcgcactagctatcgatgttagaatatatactaaaagtctagcttttgtataaaacatttattttgaaataagaatcacattggtcaaatatctacatttatatgctaaatgtaattgttcatttaatttatattgtagataacatggtgtgtggtgtcacacagaagatcattttatcagttccttataaattataaatagtaactcacaactaagatggaatgggacaaaccattggaatggttgtagtgtaatttggtattagtttatcttgactataaaattacactagtacactctgagtgtattgagcaggaccatttgaggttgttctttttatactgactgtaaaaaagaataggacctctgttattatggaagtgtgtcctcttaatcatgatataataacaagcacatatacttaatatttatttctttaatttatcaaagggtgagacttatttcgttaaatcaataggcccgataagttgagaaatgatattatttatatggtgtgttgttgattatagaatgaaactgtatcctagtaatctaggttggtgatgtccccttgaggagctcataaggattgtcatgtaaaccttgcaggtggacttagtccgacatgacaataaggttgagtgatactactcttggagctagatattaattaagtgagttgtcagtaactcatttaattaatgagcattcgatatcttaaacacagagagattagtgcgctcatgataagaaggagcgcatattgtaatatgaaattggtgcggtagtgcaataataactctttagttgtatgaattattattgatgaacttgagttggtgttcggggcgaacatgggaagcttaagctcatcgggagaccaaaatcaatttctcctctcagtccctgttgtagcctcttatttataaagccttatatctacccaaaccccaacttcttaaccaagcttaggggccgaccacatccttgcttggagcccaagcaaaggGCTGGCCAAGCccagcttggagctcaagctagggtcgaccatattaaaagagaaaaggaaaattttatttaaaataaaattttgatgctatccacatggtttttaaaagagagttttaaatttttaaaatttttccttttatagcttactacaaaggtttaaaagagagatttgaaatctttccttatttgtagttatctataatgtttaaaagaaagattttaatttttgataaaactttcatttttttgtaaccatgatttaaaaggagttttattttaaaacttttcttttatagatatccacaaaaggattttaaataaaagattttaattttataaaacatgccttttatagctatccacaaaagggattttaaaagagagattttaatttttgtttaaaatctttccttgtttggacatgatgtggccgaccatgtaaaggaataaagcgaagttttaattattttttttaaaactttccttttttacattcaccaaggattataaaagagaggtagagggtgccttcatggtagaATAACATCTTTTGTTCCTCTtccttttttccttggtggtcaaccctcttccttctctcttctccttttgttttctttcttggaggccagtggcatcaagcttggttttctTTTAGTGGccgattgcttgaaggagaagaagaagagaaggaagctctcttatctagcatctcttggaggttagttggtggccgaaacttggaagtaaAGAAAGAAGCTTGGGtgaatttcatcttggtagatcgtcacccacacgacgtccaagaggaggaaaggaatacaacagaagatcaagaggtatataagctactaagaaatgtataactagttatttgtttccgcatcataactagttcatcttctttgtatagatcctgaaaaactaaacacaagaggctatcgattttagactatcgtttttgttatcgattttgtgtttcaatttcatgtttcgatattgtgcttctattgaggtctctgtagttaaacctagtttactgtaagaagtttaaatatccgatttctttgaaagactttgtctaggaagtggtggatgatctcatacccaagaaggcctagtgcctcgccatgtttaacctggaagccgatctttgaaatagatatttaatcaacttctgtaatatggtttaacttatgaagaacacatcggttaaacttggagtaagaatgttaagttttgtttccaatccaagtttaacttctgaaggataacttggattaataattttaagcatcgtttgcaatccaagtttgacttcagtagagcacatgggtagctaggaaaagttctgtgcttgtacagaatttttgtacaggggaacagaacggtattccgagtagcaaccaaaaaTCGGGACCCATGGACCTAGCTGAATTTtagcctagtgtcaggtccttcagacccgtcaactcttgcacacttggtaaagtaattagaccacaaaatactctaactttaaatcacttgtcattcatcaaaatttaagttagatcattagtgcaaattacaccaaTACTTTTCTCTTGTACATACATGGTCATTAACTAATTGATTGACCATTTATCCTTATGTGTATTGTAGGAGATTTTGAAAGGACCATATTGATGAGGAAGAGTGCATAAGATGTAGTGTATAAGGAAAGTTTCAAATATTTCCACCACGAGTGTCTTTAATCGAGCTGCTATATCCCTTATCTTCATGATGTGCTCTCACACACCTTTCATGCTGGTGAGCCTTAATGATGAGAATTCCATTATTAGAGTGCTAGCAAGGTCCTTGTCTAAAGTTACAAATTGTTCATCAATTGCCTTAAGTAGGTCCTTGACATTTCTATGCTCCTTAATCAAACCATGAATACTAGTAGAGATTTTGATCTTTATGAACATTACGCAAAGACGATTAGATCGCTCCCATTTTTCATAAAGGTCAATCTCATCAGGAATGCTAAAATCATTAATAGCAAGTGGTTCGTCTTTCCTTATAGCATAGTCAATGTCCAACCACCCCAAATGAAAGAGAACTCTTTCCTTCCAGATTTTTTAATTATCTGGGGATATCACAATACATATTAGAGAAATTTGAATATTGTGTTGCATAAATTAAATACAtgcttattaaaaaaaattgaggaaaATTTCATGTTTACCAATGTAAATCAtgtttagagaaaaaaaaaacctagtgACATAAAACTTGCTTGTGAGCTAACGTTTAATTCAATTAGATTTTACTATAACTTTATAATAAAACTATCTAATTATATTTTCTTTGACTCCTAtggataaattaagaaaatataatttgataaaaatataatttgatatttttttctagttaatcatataaatataacaaagatCCCTTTGGGTAAAAtttgttatatttatataattaattataatttatgttTGTTATGTGATCCTAATCAACTTAatgtataattttaaataattaaggatGTTATAGCTAAACctcaattatttaaaattatacagTTCACTGAtccttttttttaatctttatgTAGTAATTATTTAGTAACACAATCAACATTTTCCAAGAGTGCTCCCAAGAAAGATTGTTAGGGCAAAGCCTTTTTAAAAATCAACCTCCTTAGATAAAGCAACGTTACCAAGCAGACTAATGGCCTAGACGTTTGCCTAAGGCGAGAGCATCAACCAGACTAATCTATGAATAACTCTCTTGGATCATGTCTTCTTATACCACCTTATAATTTCTATTTAAACTCTATTATTCaaataatgaatattcattagTCAGAATTTTCTACTTAATTTACATGTAAAATTTTCAAGTGTAACATCAAATCACATGTATAACAAAAAAATATATCACTTGTAAATTTATACTAAGAAAATCAATATTCATAATTTTAGAAGgatattttttctaaattttaaatttcatatatgcAAATAATTCACAATCATTGATATATTACATGTAAATTTATTCTGGGAAAATCAATATTCATACTTTtgaaaggatatatatatatatatataatctaaattaatatttcataattctaaattatgattttttaatcTGAATTCGTAcatacaaaattttcaaattctaaattctattttttttttgttttttaaatagatattaaaaaattacataaaagaaTTTACTTAATTGATAATTATATCaagatgaaattaaaaaaaaattatactaattgttaaaaataatacatcatacttgtttctaaataaacataataattaaatatagaaaaataaatcgATTGTTACCTCCAGCCATTGATATTTGAAGAACGCTAGACCATTATTTATATGTACTTATTACCATTATTAAGTTATCCCCGGGGCATGATGTcacggtaggacatccaggttgtcacccaagTACCCGCGGTTCAATCCCTAGCTACACCGTATTTGCAGGAATGGCTAATGAGAAATTTCCGTGGGTCGGACCGGTACCCTCAGAGATCCTCAATGAAGCTAATTGAGATTATCATTTTTATTACCATTATTGAGTCAATTGTTAATATCATACCACATTAAaagctaactgggattatcatacTCTTCTCCTTCTAGCTACTTGCTTTTCATCTTGCTCATGCATCCCGTGAGCCTCATTTTTTCAGCTTTGAGCTGACTTGATCATTAAATGAGTGAAGCTAATTGAGATTATCATTTTTATTACCATTATTGAGTCAATTGTTAATATCATACCACATTAAAAGCTAATTGGGATTATCATACTCTTCTCCTTCTAGCTACTTGCTTTTCATCTTGCTCATGCATCCCGTGAGCCTCATTTTTTCAGCTTTGAGCTGACTTGATCGTTAAAGGAGTGACGCGGGTCACGCATCAAGACTCATCtccgaggagaaggagaagagaggtcCGAGCACACAGAAGGAATGCCATAAGATATTTAGACTCAGATATTTAGACTCTTTTAGCGAAGATTTGaattagaaatttatttatttatttatgacaTATGATGTGCCATTTAAAATGCCCAACTCGTAATCAGTAAATTTACATATTTAAGTTTTGCTTTTGGATGCACACTAATAAGAACGTTTAATATTTGCGTGTGTTCGATTTATCATGTTAAAATGTAATTTATTCTTATTTCATCTTTTAGTTAGTTATGTTTCTTTTGATCTAATtaaattatgtttatgcttttCTCTTCTTTAATAACATATTATATGCAAATTGATCTTAATTTATCGACATATAATCAACTTGTTCTTCCGAGTTTTTTTATTGTCCCTATATTTTCTTTCCCTCCTATTCAAAGGGACGAATAAAAGGAGAACGGGAGGTCGGAATTGTGACATTAGTTCTTAGTGTCCCCTTCTCTGTTTTCTCCTAGTGCCCTATCGCCTTGGTTTTGTTTCTAAGAATCCATTAACATGGTGAGATTTAGCAATGTCCTTGTCGCGATCGTAAACTTGATTGCTCTTATTATCTCCTTTCCGATCATCGGCATAGCGCTATGGTTTCGACTACAACCCTTGTCCGAGTGTGAGCGTTTCCTCCAATTTCCCCTCTTCGCGTTGGGTGCCTTCCTCTTCCTCGTCTCCGTCTTAGGCTTCATTGGCTCATGCTTTCGCATTTCCATTTTCTTGTGGGTTTATCTTTTCCTTATCTTCTTATTGATTCTTGCCACCATCATCTTCTCTGTATTCGCTGTTGTCATCACGAACAAAGGTGTCGGTGAAGTGGTATCGGGGAGGGGGTACGAGGAATATCGGCTCGGGGACTACTCGAATTGGCTACAAAAGAATGTGGGAGACGAAAAGACTTGGAAGGTGATCGAAGGGTGCGTCAAAGATGCCAAGGTTTGCGGTAAGTTTGACAGAGAAGTTGGCAAGAAGGCCACTGAATTCTACAACATGAATCTATCACCAATGCAGGTAGTTAATATATATGTTTCTTCCCAAATTGTTTAGCACGAGATATTATTTGTGTTCTTTTTGTTCGATGTAGTTGGGGTGTTGTAAGCCTCCTTCCTTTTGTGGATTCACTTATGTGAATTCTACCAATTGGGCAGTTCCTAAGAGTGGCTTTGCATCATCGGATATCGATTGCAAGTCATGGAGCAATGAACAAGAACGACTTTGCTACAAATGCAGCTCATGCAAGGCGGGGTTCATTGCCACTCTCAAGGAAGGATGGAAGAAGATCGCCATCTTCAACATTATACTTATTGTTTTCCTTATCCTAATGTATTCACTCGGTTGTTGTGCTTTTAGGAATAATAAATCTCATCGTCCTCCGAAACATTACTATCGAGGGGCATACCCCTAATTGTAATTACAAAGAAATCAATGATTTTAAAGTGATTCCATAGTTCtatcttgatatttttttaaGGCATTCTTTAGTTATTTTCTATATagaaaattgaaaaaaatcaaaagggcCTCTTAAATTATGTAAATCATAAAACAagatatcttttttaaaaaaaaaattaaaagaatgtcCGTAAGAAAATTTATTCTCATAATACCCCTTATTTAATAGTGTTATAATAACTACCGATAATTGTTACAATATGTAAAAGTTATTAAGTAGCTGCTATAATTATTTTCAAGTGACTTTAGGATTTATAATTTATGATTTAAAtacaattatttaaaaataatttttaattattttaaagtttttttatgaaatttaaataattttgactaagtaaataaaatataatagtgATTTGTGTGCAGTAATTTTGATTAAAGTGaatagttgattttttttatattgtaCCAACTACCGAGTAACTTTTATATGTTATAAAGCAACTAGTTGTCTACATTATTGTAGCTAAACTAtaaactttaaaatattaatcCTTAAATTCTAAATTGTTATATCAAAATACGTTTTATCTGTTGATCAAAATGCATAAAATATATAGAAATATTTAtaaaactcacagtgatctccagTAGTAGATCTTGATCTTCGCTTATTATCAGAAGAACAATCACGAATTAATCGGAAAGCTTTTCAAGATTCCATGAGCTAAATCCCTCTCTATTGGATATTCTCTTTGCCGATTACTTACCACTTTATTGTCTTTCGATTCCTTGGACGCCTCATATATAAAGACGAGGAAGATGAAGGATCACTCATAAAGGAGGAAGGTGAAGGGGAAGAGACACCCTTTCATCTTCGTAACTCCTATATCTCCTACTCGTCTAAGACAATCCATAAAGGTCatctagtcacaaagaccatgtaAGTCACATAGTATATTATAATCAACTAACAAAAACTAGAGTAAAGTACTAATTAGTCACGGAGACTAAataagaacatccaatccatactttaaGGAAAATAATTTATGCGATAGTAAGCACACTGAGCAGTTAttactaagaagattgttacactttACATAACTGCTTTATAGAACGAATTAGAGACATCAATAACTTGCATTTATCCCAGATTAAtcatttacatcattatgaacatctctaatccctcataacgATAATTGTATCGAGAACATGTTCtatattcaatattcacaatcatttatatacataacataaatgggtcgaccagtgaataacatcaaagatgtaaatctatcttaatcttcctttttagcttgaatattttcattctaatcagtcattTTCCTAATTATGcttcatagaccgaatcatccatagccaataggaaacatgctaaagtatcATACACTAATAAGAATTTCAAGtagatagctaaatagtcacttaaggTAAGATggaaattaacttataatcttaaaggtctcacatagtagagaatgagggatccattctcctactacccttattgTCTCCATAGCACATATGGTATAAATCACATGTTAtgatccttttctttttcctaaaaaaaagagcatatttttcttaaaacttaatattgtacagattttgatctagacatacctaatatctaatcctgaattcaaatTCCAATCTAgccttaagcagattcagtaaatggtggattCGTTTACTCTAataattacataaatgatcttatcttgacacaattatcaaggcgaccttaacttatggataTGTATCTATTCATAGGTACATAAACTTTCATATAAGTAACGGTATTACCTCTacttatacttaacaaatagagatgattgtccatgtgagtggatcaatctcaatctgccaacatgctcatcgaGACTTTAATCCAAAATGGAACAACATATAcattgaatagatcatgacattttacaaCGTGTTATATTTTACGAAGTTACAAAGACTTCCCATATCCTTGAAataactctttagtcaatgacttagtaaaaggatctacaagcatattatatgtagggatgtactcaataactataattttcttgtcaacaatatcccttacaaaattatacttagtttctatatgcttgcctttactgtgatatttgggatctttgGAAAAAGCTATAGCAGCTTGATTGTCACAATACACTATAACAGGACTTCCATTGTCCTCAGCAATCTTTAGATGCTTCAGGAACTTTCTCAACTAGATAGCTTCTTGTACATCCACTATGTAAGTCacacagcttccattgtcgacaaggctacacaagcccaaccatataacttctattgtcgataaGGCTACATAAGCCAAGGCACACAACTTTCATTATTGACAAGGCTACATAAGCCTACTTCTTGCTATTCTATGAGATGTCATCACctttcagcaagaagacatagctaGATATGGATTTTCTGTTATTAAGTTCTCCTACCCAATCTACATCTATGTACCTCTTCAGCCTCATCTTAGATCCTTGGAAATAGATATAATAATATGTTATCCTTTTGAGGTATTTTAATATCCTCTTCATTGTTTTCTAGTGTCTAGATCTTGATTTTAACTGGAAACACCTAAccaagccaacaacatagcttatattaggacgagtacacaacatactgttggtgcaagttgtattagaatcaaacctaagttttgatgttgtcaaaggttcaagttaagtcttgttgtgatctaacaagttaactaagtggAAAGAcaaagtgggtcgagaggacccga contains:
- the LOC122022993 gene encoding tetraspanin-8-like, whose product is MVRFSNVLVAIVNLIALIISFPIIGIALWFRLQPLSECERFLQFPLFALGAFLFLVSVLGFIGSCFRISIFLWVYLFLIFLLILATIIFSVFAVVITNKGVGEVVSGRGYEEYRLGDYSNWLQKNVGDEKTWKVIEGCVKDAKVCGKFDREVGKKATEFYNMNLSPMQLGCCKPPSFCGFTYVNSTNWAVPKSGFASSDIDCKSWSNEQERLCYKCSSCKAGFIATLKEGWKKIAIFNIILIVFLILMYSLGCCAFRNNKSHRPPKHYYRGAYP